The proteins below are encoded in one region of Belonocnema kinseyi isolate 2016_QV_RU_SX_M_011 chromosome 5, B_treatae_v1, whole genome shotgun sequence:
- the LOC117173280 gene encoding uncharacterized protein LOC117173280: MNILIATLSYLLTIFPKEISSALFPCISCQKPSILKVKVNYYLDYHDPLPKVARITPTGKLYVGTNPEHTLVQGYAQKVGQVHKLCPILSGFRNLKGTLKLVEIRIKGQEAKTPMMIHPTDTSLIHLYFNDIPEAQLVEAEIVHSRRKLRLSSTTLPAPEIPVPIAHPPAHAGSQNPQNQGGQANQLTRHLNDYNEAYHLSPF; the protein is encoded by the coding sequence aaatatCTTCAGCGTTGTTTCCTTGCATAAGCTGCCAGAAACCTTCTATTCTGAAAGTTAAAGTTAATTACTACCTTGATTATCATGATCCCTTGCCAAAAGTGGCTAGAATAACACCAACTGGAAAACTATATGTCGGAACGAATCCTGAACATACTTTGGTCCAAGGATATGCCCAAAAAGTAGGACAAGTACATAAGTTGTGTCCAATTCTGTCTGGTTTTCGGAACTTGAAAGGTacattaaaattagttgaaattcgcATAAAGGGCCAAGAGGCCAAAACTCCTATGATGATCCATCCAACTGATACATCCTTAATTCATTTATACTTTAATGACATCCCCGAAGCACAGCTTGTTGAAGCCGAAATTGTGCATAGCCGCAGAAAACTTCGTTTGTCTAGTACAACTCTTCCTGCCCCGGAGATCCCAGTTCCTATTGCTCACCCACCTGCTCACGCTGGATCCCAAAATCCTCAAAATCAAGGTGGACAAGCAAATCAGCTCACTCGACACCTAAATGATTATAATGAGGCCTACCATCTTTCCCCATTTTAA